In a single window of the Rhopalosiphum padi isolate XX-2018 chromosome 1, ASM2088224v1, whole genome shotgun sequence genome:
- the LOC132918269 gene encoding RNA-binding protein MEX3D: MPATLFSELEFSTNQHNNKVIEDTRALQVALELSMLYMNGEQRQQKADNTLSSGQNMDQSSMAPNYIPHGFPEEPRNKKSQNMTECVPVPSSEHVAEIVGRQGCKIKALRAKTNTYIKTPVRGEEPVFVVTGRKEDVTKAKKEILSAAEHFSQIRASRKNMAGTLSPPGPPSVPGHVTIQVRVPYRVVGLVVGPKGATIKRIQHQTGTYIVTPSRDKEPVFDVTGLPDSVETAKREIEAHIALRTGNGMTDEENGVALAALCKANPLAGLFDLTDSMGPAILSGSSGCSSGSVSSCGSGVSALGDLGNIWSDEGIGGESPSFENVGLWGFMGSSRPSPASSTSPPPAKKTCLVCHMRDIDAALIPCGHNLFCLDCASSACDSNGLSHCPVCKIPARQAIRIIS, translated from the exons ATGCCAGCCACGTTATTTTCGGAACTGGAATTCTCGACCAACCAACACAACAACAAGGTCATCGAAGACACTCGCGCCCTGCAAGTGGCCCTGGAACTCAGCATGCTGTACATGAACGGCGAACAGCGGCAACAGAAGGCGGACAACACTCTGTCCAGTGGCCAGAACATGGACCAATCATCGATGGCGCCCAACTACATTCCCCACGGATTCCCGGAAGAACCGAGGAACAAGAAGAGCCAGAACATGACCGAATGCGTACCGGTGCCCAGCTCAGAACACGTGGCCGAGATCGTTGGCAGACAag GTTGCAAAATTAAGGCTCTGCGCGCCAAGACCAACACATACATTAAGACTCCAGTGCGTGGCGAAGAACCCGTATTTGTAGTGACAGGACGTAAAGAAGACGTGACCAAGGCAAAGAAAGAGATACTGTCGGCGGCCGAACATTTTTCACAGATCAGAGCTTCTCGTAAGAACATGGCTGGTACTCTGTCGCCGCCAGGACCTCCTAGTGTTCCCGGACACGTTACAATCCAG GTTAGAGTACCATACAGGGTTGTCGGTCTTGTCGTTGGTCCCAAAGGTGCAACCATTAAACGCATTCAACATCAAACTGGCACATACATCGTAACTCCTTCGCGTGATAAGGAACCCGTATTCGATGTTACCGGCCTGCCAGACAGCGTGGAAACTGCCAAACGTGAAATTGAAGCACATATAGCTCTGCGAACTGGCAATGGCATGACTGATGAAGAAAATGGTGTTGCCTTAGCTGCCCTCTGCAAAGCCAACCCTTTGGCCGGTCTTTTTGATTTAACAGACTCCATGGGCCCAGCCATATTGTCCGGCAGTTCAGGATGCAGCTCTGGTTCAGTAAGCTCATGTGGTTCTGGTGTATCGGCACTTGGCGACTTGGGAAACATATGGTCAGATGAAGGAATTGGCGGAGAATCACCATCGTTCGAGAATGTTGGCCTCTGGGGTTTCATGGGATCGTCCAGACCATCTCCCGCAAGTTCAACATCTCCACCGCCAGCTAAAAAGACTTGTTTAGTGTGTCACATGAGAGATATTGATGCCGCTCTTATTCCATGTGGTCACAACTTATTCTGCTTGGATTGCGCATCAAGCGCTTGCGATTCAAATGGACTATCTCACTGTCCGGTTTGTAAGATACCTGCGCGTCAAGCTATTCGCATCATCTCTTAA